TAGCCGGCCGCGTAGGTGAGCCAGGAGACCTGGCCGTCGAGCAGGGCGACGTCCACCAGCTGGCCCTGGCCGGTGCGTTCACGGACCCGGAGGGCGGCCAGGATGCCGTAGGCGGCGTACATCCCCGCGCAGATGTCGGCGATGGCCACCCCCACCTTGACCGGCGGCCCGCCTTCTTCGCCCGTGATCCCCATCACCCCGCCCATCCCCTGGAGGATGAGGTCGTAGGCCGTGCGCTCGCGGTACGGCCCGTCCTGCCCGAAGCCGGAGATGGCGGCGTAGATCAGGCGCGGCACCTCCTCGTGCAGCGCGGTGTAGCCGAGCCCCAACCGCTCCATGACCCCGGGTCGGAAATTCTCCACCAGCACGTCCGCGCGTCTCAGCAACTGCCGCAGGATCTCCCGCCCCCGCGGGTCCTTGATGTTGAGGGTCAGGCTCTCCTTGTTCCGGTTTACACTGAGGAAGTACGCGCTCTCCTCCCCGACGAAGGGCGGCCCCCACCCGCGGGTATCGTCCCCGCCCTCCGGCGTTTCCACCTTGATCACGCGGGCGCCCAGATCGCCCAGCATCACCGTGCAGAACGGCCCGGCCAGGGCCCGGGTCAGATCGACGACCAGGAGGTCGTCGAGGGGTGGCTGCTGCCCCATCAGGCCTCCACGAAGGCCACGAAGCGGCAGAAGGCCGCCTCCCCGCCCTTGAAGCGGAAGGGGAAGCAGCCCACCCAGACCTTCTGATCGAGGATCAGGTCGATGTGTCCGCCCACGTTTTCGACGTGGAAGACCCCTTTGGGGAAGAGCATCGTGTGGGTGGCCTGGTAGTCCCGCGGCCAGGGGAAAGCCTCGTCCATGGGCATCTTGATCTTCTTCTCCACCTCGGGGATCAGGTCGCGCCGCGCGTCCCGCACCTTGGTGTTGAAGGGATGATCGGTGCTGATGGCGTCGATGGCCATCCAGCGGATGCCGCGGTCCAGGACCCACTGACAGAACTCGGCCCGGGGGCCGGGATGACGGAGGAAGGCCCGCGGGAGATCGGCCCGGGCGTCCGGGTGGCGTTCCTTCGTATGGGGGGACCAGTCCTCGTTGTAGTAGGCGTGGTAGCCGGTGTGGATAACCAGGATGTCTCCCTTCTCGATCTTGAGGTTGTACTTCTTCTCCCACGCCTCGAAGTGCTCGGGGCCGTAGATGTCGTAGTCGCCGATCCCGAACTGCTGCAGGTCCACGACGCAGGCCGGGCCGACCAGCGTCTCGATGGGGATGCCGGCCACATCGGGCCCGGGGTCGTTGAAGTGCAGCGGAGAATCGAGGTGCGTGGCGATGTGGTTCGTCGTGCTGATGTGCTGGGCGTTGACGCCTTCGAAGGCCATCTTCTTCACCCAGGTGATCTTCGGTCCTTCGTAGTAGGCGAAGGGCGGGGAATCCATGCTGAAGTTCTGGCTGAGGTCGAGGACACGGCACCGGCTGAGATCGAACGCCTTCATCACGATCATCTCCTCCGCGGCAGTGGACCGGGGCGAACCGCAGTCGCCGACCGGCGCGACGCGCCGGCCGACGGATCCCGCTTCACAACTACGACGCCTCCCAGGTGAACCCTGCGCACCCGAGCTACGTCCGCAGCCGTGGATCGAAGGCGTCGCGCAGCGCGTCTCCCAGGACGTTGAAGGACAGGACGGTGATGGTGATGGCCAGACCGGGGAAGATCGCCATCCAGGGCGCCCGGGTGGCGAAGTCCACTGCCGCCCCGCGCAGCATCAGCCCCCAGGCGGGCGTCGGCTCGGAGACGCCGAGGCCGAGGAAGGAGAGCGAGGACTCCAGGAGGATGGCCTGTCCGAGGGACGCCGTGAGCATCACCAGGTAGGGCGCCATGACGTTCGGCGCCATGTGGCGGAAGATGACTCGCCAGGGACCGGCACCGATGGCCTGCGCCGCTTCGATGTAGGTCATCGCCCGCACGCCCAGGGCGCTGCCCCGGACCACGCGCTCCACCCGGGGGACGAAGGACAGCGCGATGGCCACGATCAACTTGTCCGTCCCCGTGCCGATGATCGAGACGATGGCCAGGGCGACGATGATGATGGGAAACGAGAGCAGAACATCCACCAGCCGCTGCACCAGCAGGTCCGTCCGGCCGCCGAAGTAGGCGCTGGCCACGCCGATCACCGCGCCGGCTGTGGACCCGAGCAGCGACGCGCCGAAGCCCACCACCAGGGCGGTGCGGGCGCCGTAGATCACCCGGCTGAGGACGTCGCGCCCGAAGGCGTCGGTGCCGCCCCAGTGCCGGAGACTGGGCGGCCGGAACATCGCGCTGAAGTCGTTGGCCACGGGATTATAGGGGGCCACCCAGGGGGCGAGGAGGGCCAGGACCAGGAGCAGGAGGATCACGAACAACCCGCCCGCCCCCAGGGGGTGACGGCGGAGCAGGCGCAGCACCGGATGACGCCGCCCGGGCCCCGGGGCCGGCGTTCGCTCCGCGGGCCGGCGGGCCGTCACCAGCGCGCCCCCGCCGGTCACTGGTAGGTGATGCGGGGATCGAGCCACGCGTAGATCAGGTCGACGAGGAAGTTGACCAGGAGGTAGGCCAGGGCCACCAGCAGCATCAGCCCCTGGATCAGCGTGTAGTCGCGCTGGCTGATGGCCTCCACGACGAGCTTGCCGATGCCGTTGAGGTTGAAGACCTGTTCGGTGACCACCAGGCCGCCGATGAGGAAAGCGAACTCGAGACCGATCACGGTGATCACGGGCAGCAGCGCGTTACGCAGGGCGTGTCGACGCACGATGATCCGCCGGGCCAGCCCCTTCGCCCACGCCGTCCGGACGTAGTCCTCCCGCAGGACCTCCAGCAGGGCGGACCGCGTCATGCGGGTCGTCACCGCTGAGTAGCGATATCCCACGGCCAGGGCCGGCCAGATGAGCTGCTCCAGGTTCGCCCGCGGGTTCTCCAGCAGCGGGGTAAAGGTGAGCGGAGGGAGGTAGCGGAAGACGCCCAGCAGGAACAGGATGAACAGGATCCCCAGCCAGAAGGAAGGGACGGCCAGTCCGGCCACGCTGATCACCTGCACGACGTGGTCGATCCAGCGGCCGCGATACAGCGCGGCCAGGGTGCCCAGGGGGATGGCCAGGGCCGTGGCGATCAGGGTGGCCATCACCGCCAGTTGCAGGCTCAGCGGCAGGCGGATGGCGATCTCCTGGGTGACGGGATTTCCGGACCACATCGAGGTGCCCAGGTCCGCCCGGAAGATCCCCACCATCCACTCCAGGAACTGGGCCGACAGGGGCCTGTTCAGGCCCAGACGCTGGCGCTCCGCTTCGATCACACCGGGGGTGACGAAGCTGCCTCCGGAGACCAGCCGCAGCTCGACGATGTCTCCCGGGACGATCCGGACCAGGATGAAGATCAGCACGGCCACGGTGACCAGCGTGGGAACCATCAGGGCCAGTCGCGTGAGTACGTACCGGGTCATGACCGTGCCGGCACCGGGGGGCGGGCCGCCCGCCCCCCCCCGGTGCGCCGCTACTCCGCCAGCCAGTACTCGGCCAGGTCGGGCTCCACGTAGTGGTTCGTCGTGGTCTTGTAGCCGCGCAGGGTCTTCCAGTAGGGGATGATGCGCTGCCACCACAGCACGTAGAAGGCGTAGGCCTGCTCGTCCAGGACGCGGCGCTCGAACTGGTGGACCAGGGCGGCGCGCTGTGCCTTGTCCGGTGTCCGGCTCTGCCGGACGTAGAGGGCGTCCAGCTGGCGGTCGATGTAGCCTCCGTAATTCACCGGGCTGACGTCGGCGGAGAGGAACTTCAGCAGCTGCACGTCGGGATCGTCGATGAAGTCGCAGGCGAAATCCACGACCAGGTCGTAGTTCCCGGCCCGCTGGTCGGCGAAGTAGCGGCCGGCTTCGACCTGTTCGTGGCGGACGTTGAGGCCGATCTGGCGCCACTGGTCCACGAGGTACACGCCCACCGCCTCATAGGGCATGGAGATGTCGCGGTTCTTCAGGGTGAAGGAGAAGCCCTCCGGCACCCCGGCCTCGCGCAGCAGCGCCCGCGCCTGCTGGCGCGCCTGCGCGATGTCGCGGCCGTACCCGGCCAGCCGGGCGAGCTCGGCGTCGCTCATCGCCCAGGCCCCGCCGGGAAGCATCATCGCCCCCACCGGTTTGACGAAGGCGATCTCCGAAAGGGCCTGCGACCCGCCCCAGCGGTCGATGGCCAGGGTCAGCGCCCGGCGCACGCGGGGGTCGTCGAAGGGCTTCTTCTTGGTGTTGATGGCCACGGTGTTGTTGCACTGCCAGGGCGAGGTGCCCACCGCGACCTTGTCGCCGGCGCTGCGCAGGATGTCGGCCAGCTCCGCCGGTGAGACGCCGCGGAACTCGGTGAGGGCCTGGCCGCTCTTGATCGCGGCCAGCATCGCGGAGCGGCTGGCGATGAACAGCACCCGGTAGCCGTCCAGGTAGGGCTTCCCCCGTTCGTAGTAGTCCTCGAAGCGCCGCCCCACCCAGTGCGACCCCCGCACGTACTCCACGAAGCGGAAGGGGCCCGTGCCCATGATGTTGCGTTCGTACCAGTGCGGGTCGCGCTCCAGGATCTCCGCCTTATAGACAAAGTTGAAGGGCGAGGCCAGCTTCTCCAGGAACCCCGGCGTGGCGTACTTCAGGCGGAAAACCACGGTCTGCGGATCGGGGGCTTCGACGGCCCGGACGCTCTGATACATCGCCTGGCGGGCGCTGACCACATCCCCCTTGGGGAAGATGATCTTGTCGTAGGTGGCCTTGATGTCGCGGGATGTCAGCGTCGAGCCGTCGTGGAACTTCACACCGCTGCGGATCTTGAAGGTCCACGTCAGGCCGTCCCGGGAGGCCGTCCAGGACTCGGCCAGATCCCCGACAACCTTGGGGTAGTTCTGCGTGTCGAACTTCACCAGGTAACTGTAGTGCGGTTTCACGGGATGGAGCATCGCGAAGGTCGTCTCGCGGTGACCGTCGAAGGACGGCGGTTGCGCGGTCGAGATGTAGACCAGGGTCCCGCCGCGTCGAGGCTGCTGGGCCGGGGCGGCCGGGGCCAGAACCGCCGCCACCAGCACCGCGATCGCCAGCCATCCCGGGACCGCCCGGACGGCCCGGACTCTCCCCACGGCTCCTGCCATCGCTCTCCCCTCCCCCGTTGGACTTATCCTGGGAACTACGACGCGTCCCCGGGGGCCCCTGCCCGGCCGGAGCGATCCGGGCGCCTCTCTACGACCTCCGCGGTTGCCGTGTCACCGCAGGCGCGGGGCGGGACTGCAGAGGGTCGTTACACCGGCATCATCCACCCGGCTCCTCCAGCGTCGCCACCATCGCCTCGACGGCCTGCTCGAAGCAGGCCAGCGGCGGGCGGACCAGGCCGGCGCCGATCTGGCCCACGCCGGCGCGGCGGTGCGCGATCCCCGTGTTCACCCGCGGGGTGATGCCGGTGCGGACGACCTTGCGGATGTCGATCCCGGTGGGCGTGCCGCGGAACTCCAGCTGGGGGATGCCGAAGGCGGGGTTCTCGGCGACGGTGATCTCGTACATCTCCAGCGTCGCCTCCAGAGCCATCTTCGCCGTGCCCCCCACGAACTTCACGATCGCCGGCGCGGCGGCCATGGCGAAACCGCCGATGCCCGCGGTCTCGGTGATGGTGCTGTCGCCGATGTCGGGGTTGGCGTCGTCCTGGGTGTAGCCGGGGAAGAAGAGGCCCACGGGAATCTCCGCCGGCGCGGTGAACCAGCGGTCTCCCAGGCCGCTGACGCGGATGCCGAAGTCGGTGCCGTTCCGGGCCATCGCCGTGACGACGGTGCTGCCGGGGACTCCGTGCGCGGCGTCGGTCATCGCCTTGCAGGCGGCCATGACGGGATTGAGAATGGCCAGGTCGTTTCCGGCCAGGTACTCGAACACCGCGGCCAGGTCCTCGCTCCGCGCGCCGGTGCGGGCCAGGTGGGGGGCCAGCAGGCGCGCGAACAGCGCCGAGCCGGCGCGGTTGCGGTTGTGGCCCTCGTCGCCCATCTGGATCTGCTGGGCGATCATGGTTTTCATGTCGATCCCGCCGGAGCGCTCCAGCGCCCGGCCGGCGATGGGCGCGTAGACGTCGCGCAGCCAGCGCAGCCGGGCCAGCACATCCTCGCCGTAGGCGCCGTAGCGCAGGACCTTCCCGTACCCTTCGTTGAGGGTGGAGTAGGCGCGGTTGCCCGCGGCGCGGTTCTCCACGATGTACACCGGCATCGAGGCGGTCGTCACCCCCGCCATCGGCCCGACGGTCTGGTGGTGGTGACACGGGGCGAAGGTCACGTCGCCCCGCTCGACGATCGCCACCGCCTCCTCCTCGTTGCGGGCCAGCCCTTCGTAGATCAGCCCCCCGATCACCGCGCCGCGGAGCGGGCCGGACATGCGCGCCCACTCGATGGGCGGACCGGCGTGCAGGACGAGATTCCGCCGCATCCTCGGAATGACCTCACCGGCCGGCGCAATGCCGGTCAGGACGGGAGTGGCTTCAAGGATGCGCTGGACTGCGGTGCGGTTCGCCTCGTCGATGTTCATGAGTTCTGTATTGGCCGCCGGCGCCGCGTCCACCTACGGTGCCGGCTCCGGGATCCCGACGGCCCGCCCGCGGAGAGGACGCCTGCCGGAGGGGCGGGGAAACAGACAGGCGATGGGGAGAATCCTCAAAGCCGCGGTGCTGTCCGTCCTGCTGGCCGCCGGGTGGCCGCAGGGCCGGGGCTTTGCCGCCAGCACCTACCGGGCGTGCTCGCTGCTGACGACCGCGGAGGTGGAAGCGGCGCTGCGGGGGCGGGTGACCGGGAGCAACGAACGGGACGCGGTGGTCTCCACGGGTCCGTACCGGGGCGAGACGATCTCCGGCTGCACCTGGATCGTCGGGTCGGCCTATCTCTCGGTGAGCGTGGTGCGCCGGAAACCCGCCGGGGAGCCGGAGCAGGCAGCCGCGGTGAGGACACTCCGACGGGCGCTGGACGACCTGCGGCGCAAGCGATGGACGATCGCGCCGGCGGACGTGGCAGGGGCAGAGTGCCACGTCGCGCAACCGCCGGCGCGCGACCGGCGCGTCGGCCCGGTCGTGGCCTGCTTCATGGAACGCAGGGGGTTTGCCTTCGGCCTCTATGCGGTACGGACCCGCCTCGCCGCGGAGCAGGTCAAGGCGCTGGGCGACCTCGTCGCCGGGCGGCTCCCTTAAAAGGGGGCGTCCTGCCGGAACCGTTCCCGCGGGGCCCCTCCCGCCGGCCCGGTTCAGGCCCCGAGTTTGTCCAGCATCTCCAGCAGCCGCTGCCTGCCTCCGGCCGGCGGCTGCCAGTCCACCGAGACGACGTCGACCCCCTGGGTGCGCAGACTGTCGGCGAACAGCTCCAGCCCGACGTTGACGACCTTCGGCGGATGGGCCAGCAGCGGGATGATCCCCGCCGCATTCGGGAGCGTCACCGCCTCCGCCGCCGGCGGAACCGCAGTCGGTGCGCAGGGCTCGCCGCGGCTTCCCGCGGCCTCGGCGATCAATGCGGCCAGACGGACCCCCTCGACATGGCTGGAGGGCACCAGGGCGCCGGCGTCGATCAGGGCCTGGACCTGATCGTCGTAGGACTGCGGGTCGAGGTCGGTCCCGGTCACGCTGACGATGATCGGGAGCCACCGCCCGGCCGACCGGGCCGCCTCCCGCGCCCGACGGATGACGGGCGCGAACTGCCCCGCCGGATCCGGGTGGGCCCCCCACCCCAGCACCACGTCCATCAGAATGACGGCCACCTCGGGGTCGGCCGCCTCGCGCAGCAGCCGCTGCTGGCGCAACTCCGGATCGAGCATGGGATGCAGCCGCCCCACGGTGAACTCGTCGCTGCCCATGTCGATCACGGTGTGCTCCCGGCTCTGCAGGGCGGAGGACAGCAGGCGATCGGGCCGCAGCGGCGTGTTGGAGTAGACGGGACCGATGTGCCGCTCCAGGACCGCCAGGGCCTCGTAGCACAGCGTCCCGCCGCTGTACAGCCCGCGGATGTAGCGCTGCCCACGGGCCAGGCGCAGCGCCTCCTGCGCGGGGAGCGCGCGGCGGCGCGGCCAGGACGGCGCCGATCCCGTGGCCAGCCGCACGGCGGTCTCCGCGGCGTCCTCGAGCGTCGCGGCGCCGAAGAGGCGGCCGGACGAGGGCACGGCGGCGCCGATGAAATTCACAACCACAGGCTTCCCCGTGGCCTGGGCCGCGGCCAGCAGCGTCGAGGCGACCCGGGCCGCCGGCGGCTTGGAGATGAAGACGATCACGTCGGTGTCGGGATCCGCGGCCAGCGCGGCGAGTGCCCACAGCGCGGTGGCGCCGCCCACGGCGGCGGAGAGGTCGCGGCCGCCCGTCCCGACGGCGTGCGAGACGCCCGACCCGCCGCGGTGGATCAGCGTGCTCACCTCCTGGATTCCGGTCCCCGCGGCGCCGACGATCCCGATCGGACCGCGCCGCACGCCGTTGGCAAACCCCAACGCCGCTCCGCCCAGGATCGCCGTCCCGCAGTCCGGGCCCATGACCAGCAGCCCGCGGGAGGCGGCGGTGCGTTTCAACTCCACCTCGGCCTCCACCGGCACGTTGTCGCTGAAAAGCATCGCGTGCAGGCCCGCGGCCAGGGCCTCCCGGGCCACCCCGGCGGCGAACCGCCCGGGGACGGAGATCAACGCCAGGTTCGCTCCGGCCAGGGTCCGCGCCGCGGTGGCGACGGTCTTCGGCCGATAGGCGCCTGCGGTCGGGGTCGCGCGCCGCTGCGCCAGCGCCTCGTCGGCCCGCGACAGCGCCGCCTCGGCGGAGGCTTCGTCCTCCGCCTCCACCGCCACGATGAGGTCGTCGGGACGCGCCGACGCGGCGACCTCCGGAGCGAGCAGCCCGGCCTCCCGCAGCAACTCCTTGTTGGCGTCGGTGCCCATCACCACCCCGGCCTCGCGCACCCCGGGCAGGGTACGGATCTCCCGCTGCACGAGCATCAGCGTCACGGAATCGAAGTAGGCGCTGGTCTTGATCCGGCTGCGGAGCACCTCTTCACCTCGGATCCCGGCTCCGGCGGCGTCGTTGTGGGTGTTCCACCGCAGGCCGCCGTTCCCTTGTCCCATCGCCGGCGTATTTGCTAAACTGATTCAGCTTATGGGCAAAACCGGCAGGAAAGAGGCGCGCCGCCAGGCACGGCTCGTGCGCCGGGCATCCGAAGCGGAGCAACGCGAGCGCCGCAGGCGGCGCGTCTTCGTCTACGGCGGGATTACGGCCGTGGGTGTTCTTGTGGTAGTCGCCTGGGCCCTCCGGGCCAACCTGCGGCCTGAGCCCGCGGCGGTGGCCACCGCGGTCCGGGGAGCTTCCGGCCGTCCGGCCGCGCCAGCGCCGCGCCCGCAGATCGTCAAAGTGGCCGACCAGGGTCGGGCTCACGTCCTACCCGGCGCGCCGCACCCTCCCTACAACTCCAATCCCCCGACGTCCGGCTGGCACTACGCGACGACCGCAGCCTGGGGCTTCCACAACGCCGAGCTGCCCGACGAACTCATCGTCCACAATCTCGAGCACGGCGGGATCTGGATCAGTTACAAAGATGCCGAGGATGCTGAGGTCGTCGACGCCCTGGTGGGATTGAGCCGGGAGTATCGGACCAAGGTAATCATCACCCACCGCCCCCGCAACGACAGCCGGATCGCCGTGGCCGCCTGGGGGCATCTCATGAAGCTGGACCGCTTCGACCGCGCCGCCATCGTCAACTTCATCGCCCGCTTCAAGAACAAAGGCCCCGAGTTCGTCCCCGACTAGATTCGATCCATCGCCACTACGGGGCCCCCTCTGCGCTCCAGGGCAGCGGATCCACGTACAGGCCGTTGATCCGAAGGGCCCAGTGCAGGTGGGCGCCGGTGGTGACGCCGGTGCTTCCCACACGGCCGACGAGGTCTCCTCGACGCACGCGCTGCCCCGGCGTCACCAGGATCCGGGACATGTGAAAGTATCCGGTGAGCACGCCGAGGCCGTGGTCTACGAAAACGGCGTCCCCCGACAGGGGCAGGGGCTCGGCGAGACGGACGATCCCGTGGTTGGCGGCGCGCACAGGCGTCCCCTCGGGCGCCGCAAAGTCCGTCCCGCGGTGGAACCCGCGGACCGTGCCGTTGTAGACGCTCTGCACCCCGTAGGGCGAGGAAACCGGCGCATCCACCGGCAGGAGGAATGCCCCCTCCCACCGCTGCCGTGGTTCCAGGACCTGCAACGCGGCGGCCACCTTGCGCTGCTCCTCGGCCACCATCTCGGGGGTGAACAGCGCCGCCTTGTCGGGATCCAGGCTCAGGCGGCGCTGGCGCCAGGCCACCCATCTGACCCGGACGGTCCGCCGGGCCAGAACCCGGTCCTGCGCCACGACGCTGAGGGCATAGGCCCCCGCCGCGGTGCGGGCGTCGGCGGCGACATAGGTAAGGTGAAGACCTCCGGCGCCGTAGAGCGGCCAGCGGCGGCCCGCAAACCGCACTTCGGTCCCGTCGGGAAGGGTCCCGCGCACGGTCACCCGCAGCGCCCGCCCCTGGTCGATGATCGCATCGCTCAACTGGAGCAGCGGCGCGGCCTCGCCCGGAGGGAGCGCGGACAGCAGGAGGAGCAGGAGGAGAACCGCCAGCCGGAGCACGGTCAGTTCACCGTCACGCCGTGGCGGCGCAGGATCTCGAGGACCCGTGGAATCGGCAGCGCGGGCATCTCGTGGCCATCGCGCCCCGTCATGGACTCGGCCATGAACAACGCGTTGAGGATCGCTTCTTCGGCCGCCTCCACCGCGGCGCGGAACAGCCCGTTCAGCACCGTGCGGTCATGGCGCTCCTGGCGCGGATGGGTGGTGAAGGCGACGGCCAGATCGCCGCTGGTCTGCCCGCTGATGGCGCCGGTGCGGGCCATGCCGAGGAAGCACCGCCAGGCGATCCGGCGCAGGTCCACGGCGCTCAGGGGGGCGTCGACGGCGACGACGAAGACGCAGGAGCCGCGCTCCGCCGGCTGGGAGGCGGCCTGCAGCTCGCGCCCGACGGGGACCCCGGCGACGACCAGGTCGCCGGGAAAGCCGAAGTTCGGCACGGCGAGCACGCCGAGGGTGTAGCCGGGCGGGTCGACCCGACGCGACGCGGTGCCGACCCCGGATTTGAACCCCTGGCAGCGCATCCCCACGCCGGCTCCCACGCACCCTTCTTCCACCGGGCCGCCGCGGGCCGACCCGACGGCCTGGAGCACCTCCCGCTCGCCTACCGCCCGGGCCCGCGCATCGTTCAGGTACCCGTCAAAGCACTCCAGGACCACGGGGTTGACCGTCTCGGCGACGCCGATCGCGGGATCCTGCGCCATCATGTACGTGAGCAGCGCGTCGGCCACGCGCGGGACGTTGAGGGTGCTGGTGAGCAGGATCGGCGTCTCCACCATCCCCAGTTCCTCGATCTGCATCAGCCCCGTGGACTTCCCGTAGCCGTTCAGCACCGCGGCCGCCGCCGTCACCTTCTCCTGGTAGAGGTTGCGCCCGTGGGGCAGGACCGCGGTGACCCCGGTGGCCAGGCGGTCGCCGCGCAATGCGGCGTGCCCGACCAGGACGCCGGGGACGTCGGTAATCGCGTTCAATGGACCTGTCCCCAGCGTCCCCAGGGCCAGGAACTCGCGCAGTCGGGGCATGGCACCCTACCACTTGGCAGGTCTCTGCACTCTCTCCTCCGGGAACTGGTGAACATAGAGAAAGGGTATTTGAAAGTTTATGAATGGCGACTTCACCGGGGGACCTTCCGGAGGCATGCGCGCTTTCGCCCTCCCATTGAGAGGCCTGACGGGCCTGCGGACCCGCCTGCTGCTGCTCCTCCTGCTCCTCCTCATTCCCATGTCCGGGCTGATGTACTACGGGAACCTGCAGGAGGATCGCATCCTCGAGCGGCGGACCTTCGAGGAGGTCCAGCGTCTGGCCCAGCACTTCGCCGACCAGCAGGCGCTCTTCGTCGACCAGACGCGGTACTTCCTCATCAATCTGGCCCACTCCGAAGCGGTGCGCCGCCCGACCGCCGACTGCAACGAGGTCCTGGCCCGGCACCTGAGGGAGGTGGGCCTCTACGCCAACCTCGGACTGGCCGCCCCCGACGGACGGATCGTCTGCAGCGCGCTGCCCTTCGCCCCAGGGGTCACCATCGCCGACCGGCAGTACTTCCGGGAGGCGCTGCGCAGTGGCGGCTTCGCCATCGGCGGGTACCAGATCGGCCGGATCACCGGCCGGGCCACCGTCAACTTCGGCCTGCCGGTGCGGGGAGCGGACGGCTCGATCACCGGGATCGTCTTTGCCGCCCTTTCCCTGGACTGGCTGAACCGGGCCGTGGGCGCGACCGGGCTCCCCGACGGCTCCACCCTCACCGTGGTGGACCACAACGGAAGGATCCTGGTGCGCCATCCGGATCCCGAGCGCTGGGTCGGCAAGGCCTACCCCGACGCGCCCCTGGTCCAGGCGGCGCTGGCCGAGGGCAGGGGCGTGGCGCGGGTCCGGGGGATTGACGGCACCACCCGGCTGTACGGGTTCGTGCCGATCGAGGAACCCGCCGCCAGAGCGCTGGTGATCGCCGTGGGCATCCCGGTCACCTCGGTTTTCGCGGAGCAGCACGTCATCTTCGGCCGGACGCTGGCCGGCGTCCTGGGTCTGAGCGCGCTCCTCCTCTTCGCCGCCTGGCTGGTCGTGGGGCGGCTCGTCATCCAGCCCGTGGACGCCCTCGTCCGGGCCACGGAGCGCATCCGCTCGGGCGACTACACCGCGCGCACCGGCCTGGAGAGGATCTCCGGCGAACTCGGCTCTGTCGCCGCGGCCTTCGACCTGATGGCCGCCGACCTCCAGCGGCGCGAG
This portion of the Armatimonadota bacterium genome encodes:
- a CDS encoding CoA transferase, with the translated sequence MGQQPPLDDLLVVDLTRALAGPFCTVMLGDLGARVIKVETPEGGDDTRGWGPPFVGEESAYFLSVNRNKESLTLNIKDPRGREILRQLLRRADVLVENFRPGVMERLGLGYTALHEEVPRLIYAAISGFGQDGPYRERTAYDLILQGMGGVMGITGEEGGPPVKVGVAIADICAGMYAAYGILAALRVRERTGQGQLVDVALLDGQVSWLTYAAGYYFATGENPGRLGSAHPTIVPYQAFQTADGYLNVAVGSEAIWRRFAELLDPALLDDPRFATNRDRVAHRRALIDHLQGLFLKKTTRQWTEALDAAGVPCGPILTVAEVFADPQVRHRGMLQQVDHPTVGPLRQTGLPVKFSATPGRLRLPPPTLGQHTEAILGELGYDPAAITRLREDRVV
- a CDS encoding cyclase family protein: MKAFDLSRCRVLDLSQNFSMDSPPFAYYEGPKITWVKKMAFEGVNAQHISTTNHIATHLDSPLHFNDPGPDVAGIPIETLVGPACVVDLQQFGIGDYDIYGPEHFEAWEKKYNLKIEKGDILVIHTGYHAYYNEDWSPHTKERHPDARADLPRAFLRHPGPRAEFCQWVLDRGIRWMAIDAISTDHPFNTKVRDARRDLIPEVEKKIKMPMDEAFPWPRDYQATHTMLFPKGVFHVENVGGHIDLILDQKVWVGCFPFRFKGGEAAFCRFVAFVEA
- a CDS encoding ABC transporter permease, with amino-acid sequence MLRLLRRHPLGAGGLFVILLLLVLALLAPWVAPYNPVANDFSAMFRPPSLRHWGGTDAFGRDVLSRVIYGARTALVVGFGASLLGSTAGAVIGVASAYFGGRTDLLVQRLVDVLLSFPIIIVALAIVSIIGTGTDKLIVAIALSFVPRVERVVRGSALGVRAMTYIEAAQAIGAGPWRVIFRHMAPNVMAPYLVMLTASLGQAILLESSLSFLGLGVSEPTPAWGLMLRGAAVDFATRAPWMAIFPGLAITITVLSFNVLGDALRDAFDPRLRT
- a CDS encoding ABC transporter permease; translation: MTRYVLTRLALMVPTLVTVAVLIFILVRIVPGDIVELRLVSGGSFVTPGVIEAERQRLGLNRPLSAQFLEWMVGIFRADLGTSMWSGNPVTQEIAIRLPLSLQLAVMATLIATALAIPLGTLAALYRGRWIDHVVQVISVAGLAVPSFWLGILFILFLLGVFRYLPPLTFTPLLENPRANLEQLIWPALAVGYRYSAVTTRMTRSALLEVLREDYVRTAWAKGLARRIIVRRHALRNALLPVITVIGLEFAFLIGGLVVTEQVFNLNGIGKLVVEAISQRDYTLIQGLMLLVALAYLLVNFLVDLIYAWLDPRITYQ
- a CDS encoding ABC transporter substrate-binding protein → MAGAVGRVRAVRAVPGWLAIAVLVAAVLAPAAPAQQPRRGGTLVYISTAQPPSFDGHRETTFAMLHPVKPHYSYLVKFDTQNYPKVVGDLAESWTASRDGLTWTFKIRSGVKFHDGSTLTSRDIKATYDKIIFPKGDVVSARQAMYQSVRAVEAPDPQTVVFRLKYATPGFLEKLASPFNFVYKAEILERDPHWYERNIMGTGPFRFVEYVRGSHWVGRRFEDYYERGKPYLDGYRVLFIASRSAMLAAIKSGQALTEFRGVSPAELADILRSAGDKVAVGTSPWQCNNTVAINTKKKPFDDPRVRRALTLAIDRWGGSQALSEIAFVKPVGAMMLPGGAWAMSDAELARLAGYGRDIAQARQQARALLREAGVPEGFSFTLKNRDISMPYEAVGVYLVDQWRQIGLNVRHEQVEAGRYFADQRAGNYDLVVDFACDFIDDPDVQLLKFLSADVSPVNYGGYIDRQLDALYVRQSRTPDKAQRAALVHQFERRVLDEQAYAFYVLWWQRIIPYWKTLRGYKTTTNHYVEPDLAEYWLAE
- a CDS encoding DUF1116 domain-containing protein; the protein is MDAAPAANTELMNIDEANRTAVQRILEATPVLTGIAPAGEVIPRMRRNLVLHAGPPIEWARMSGPLRGAVIGGLIYEGLARNEEEAVAIVERGDVTFAPCHHHQTVGPMAGVTTASMPVYIVENRAAGNRAYSTLNEGYGKVLRYGAYGEDVLARLRWLRDVYAPIAGRALERSGGIDMKTMIAQQIQMGDEGHNRNRAGSALFARLLAPHLARTGARSEDLAAVFEYLAGNDLAILNPVMAACKAMTDAAHGVPGSTVVTAMARNGTDFGIRVSGLGDRWFTAPAEIPVGLFFPGYTQDDANPDIGDSTITETAGIGGFAMAAAPAIVKFVGGTAKMALEATLEMYEITVAENPAFGIPQLEFRGTPTGIDIRKVVRTGITPRVNTGIAHRRAGVGQIGAGLVRPPLACFEQAVEAMVATLEEPGG
- the fdrA gene encoding acyl-CoA synthetase FdrA, with amino-acid sequence MGQGNGGLRWNTHNDAAGAGIRGEEVLRSRIKTSAYFDSVTLMLVQREIRTLPGVREAGVVMGTDANKELLREAGLLAPEVAASARPDDLIVAVEAEDEASAEAALSRADEALAQRRATPTAGAYRPKTVATAARTLAGANLALISVPGRFAAGVAREALAAGLHAMLFSDNVPVEAEVELKRTAASRGLLVMGPDCGTAILGGAALGFANGVRRGPIGIVGAAGTGIQEVSTLIHRGGSGVSHAVGTGGRDLSAAVGGATALWALAALAADPDTDVIVFISKPPAARVASTLLAAAQATGKPVVVNFIGAAVPSSGRLFGAATLEDAAETAVRLATGSAPSWPRRRALPAQEALRLARGQRYIRGLYSGGTLCYEALAVLERHIGPVYSNTPLRPDRLLSSALQSREHTVIDMGSDEFTVGRLHPMLDPELRQQRLLREAADPEVAVILMDVVLGWGAHPDPAGQFAPVIRRAREAARSAGRWLPIIVSVTGTDLDPQSYDDQVQALIDAGALVPSSHVEGVRLAALIAEAAGSRGEPCAPTAVPPAAEAVTLPNAAGIIPLLAHPPKVVNVGLELFADSLRTQGVDVVSVDWQPPAGGRQRLLEMLDKLGA